One window from the genome of Amaranthus tricolor cultivar Red isolate AtriRed21 chromosome 9, ASM2621246v1, whole genome shotgun sequence encodes:
- the LOC130823997 gene encoding cyclin-dependent kinase C-2-like has product MAVATPGQLNLHESPMWGSRSVDCFNKLEQIGEGTYGQVFMAREIETGEIVALKKIRMDNEKEGFPITAIREIKILKKLHHENVIKLKEIVTSPGPEKDEHGRPDGNKYKGGIYMVFDYMDHDLTGLADRPGMRFTVPQIKCYMRQLLTGLHYCHVNQVLHRDIKGSNLLIDNQGMLKLADFGLARSFSNDHNGNLTNRVITLWYRPPELLLGSTKYGPVVDMWSVGCIFAELLHGKPVFPGKDEPEQINKIFELCGAPDEANWPGVTKLPWYANLKPNRPMKRRLREYFRHFDRHALELLERMLTLDPAQRISAKDALDAEYFWTDPLPCDPKSLPTYEASHEYQTKKKRQQQRQLHEEAAKRQKVQHPAAHARLPPIQHSGQSHGQMRPGPNQPMHGSQSSVPAGPGHHYGKSRGPSSGNPNRYSQSGNPSGGYNHPNRANQGGGGGYGNAPYPQGRGYGSSGSRGGGSSGYGGGAPNYQQGGPYGGSGTGRGSNMNRNQQYGWQQ; this is encoded by the exons ATGGCGGTGGCAACTCCAGGACAACTAAATCTTCACGAATCCCCTATGTGGGGTTCTAGGAGCGTTGATTGTTTCAATAAATTGGAACAAATCGGTGAAGGAACTTATGG GCAAGTTTTCATGGCTAGAGAAATTGAAACTGGAGAAATTGTTgctttgaagaaaataagaatggaCAATGAAAAAGAAGGG TTTCCAATCACTGCCATTCGTGAAATCAAGATTCTAAAGAAGCTTCATCATGAAAATGTGATTAAACTTAAGGAGATTGTCACTTCCCCTG GTCCCGAGAAAGACGAACATGGGAGGCCAG ATGGTAATAAATATAAAGGGGGGATCTACATGGTCTTTGATTATATGGATCACGATTTAACTGGTCTTGCTGATCGTCCTGGGATGAGGTTCACTGTTCCCCAGATCAAG TGCTACATGAGACAGCTGTTGACAGGTCTTCATTATTGTCATGTAAATCAAGTACTACATCGTGATATTAAAG GTTCAAATCTTCTCATAGACAATCAAGGGATGCTAAAACTTGCAGATTTTGGTCTTGCTCGCTCCTTTTCAAATGATCATAATGGGAATCTCACCAATCGTGTCATTACCTTGTGGTATAG ACCTCCAGAATTGTTGCTTGGTAGCACAAAGTATGGTCCTGTTGTTGACATGTGGTCAGTTGGATGCATCTTTGCAGAGCTTCTCCATGGGAAACCAGTATTTCCTGGCAAAGATGAG CCAGAGCAAATAAATAAGATCTTTGAGCTTTGTGGAGCTCCAGATGAGGCCAATTGGCCAGGGGTTACGAAACTTCCTTGGTATGCCAATTTGAAGCCGAACAGGCCAATGAAAAGACGATTACGAGAGTACTTTAGACA CTTTGATCGTCATGCTTTAGAATTGCTGGAGAGGATGCTGACTCTTGATCCCGCACAG AGGATCTCCGCAAAGGATGCGCTTGATGCGGAGTATTTTTGGACTGATCCTTTGCCATGTGATCCTAAGAG TTTGCCAACATACGAAGCATCACATGAGTACCAAACAAAGAAGAAACGCCAGCAGCAAAGGCAGCTGCATGAAGAAGCCGCAAAACGTCAAAAGGTTCAGCATCCAGCAGCACATGCTCGTCTTCCACCTATTCAGCACTCCGGTCAATCACATGGCCAGATGCGGCCTGGACCAAACCAACCCATGCATGGCTCGCAATCTTCCGTTCCTGCAGGTCCCGGCCATCATTATGGCAAGTCTCGAGGACCCTCCTCTGGAAATCCCAACAGATATTCCCAGAGTGGAAATCCCAGTGGGGGATATAATCACCCCAACCGTGCAAATCAAGGTGGCGGAGGAGGCTACGGCAATGCCCCATACCCGCAAGGTCGTGGCTATGGTTCGAGTGGCTCACGTGGTGGTGGGTCCAGTGGTTATGGTGGAGGTGCACCAAATTATCAGCAAGGTGGACCATATGGTGGTTCAGGTACTGGTCGCGGATCCAATATGAATCGTAATCAGCAGTACGGTTGGCAGCAATGA
- the LOC130823998 gene encoding protein DMP2, translating to MGKISVKQQAFNSLGSLIKLLPTGTVFLFQFLSPILSNNGQCHTSNKYLMSVLLVICGFNCCFATFTDSYVDEDGNTHYGIATNKGLWPDNKKGSSKTDLSKYRLRIGDFVHAFMSLLVFGVVAVLDTNTVDCYAPAWESSRKTMLMVLPPVVGGLCSGVFAMFPSTRHGIGYPYDNDFTS from the coding sequence atgggGAAAATATCAGTAAAACAACAAGCATTTAATAGTCTAGGAAGCCTAATAAAACTACTACCAACAGGAACAGTATTTTTATTCCAATTTTTAAGCCCAATTTTAAGCAACAATGGGCAATGTCACACAAGTAACAAATACTTAATGAGTGTTCTTCTTGTTATATGTGGGTTTAATTGTTGTTTTGCTACATTTACTGATAGTTATGTGGATGAAGATGGAAATACCCATTATGGGATTGCTACAAATAAGGGATTATGGCCTGATAATAAGAAGGGTTCAAGTAAGACTGATTTGTCTAAGTATAGGCTAAGAATAGGTGATTTTGTGCATGCTTTTATGTCATTGTTGGTGTTTGGTGTGGTGGCGGTGTTGGATACGAATACGGTGGATTGTTACGCTCCGGCATGGGAGAGTAGTCGGAAAACTATGCTTATGGTGTTGCCACCGGTTGTTGGTGGTCTTTGTAGTGGGGTTTTTGCTATGTTTCCTAGTACTAGGCATGGTATTGGTTACCCTTATGATAATGATTTTACCTCTTAA